One part of the Aspergillus luchuensis IFO 4308 DNA, chromosome 5, nearly complete sequence genome encodes these proteins:
- a CDS encoding uncharacterized protein (COG:S;~EggNog:ENOG410PRAU) — MKMTRSHKTNDPDHSALHEGGALDQESLPRYFAKSGPVDADPRKTKKDGGGKRNWGRSGDEVHDYGYKFTNTRRHSNSSAQGIADFKTKFEAVEPEPVFEETVHGPDALPADDDMVRKVDSINSDITEGSEVLSNKP, encoded by the exons ATGAAAA TGACGCGGTCTCACAAAACCAACGATCCAGATCATTCAGCATTGCACGAAGGGGGAGCTCTAGATCAAGAGAGTCTTCCCCGCTATTTTGCCAAGTCAGGACCAGTGGATGCCGATCCCcggaagacaaagaaagatGGTGGCGGAAAACGAAACTG GGGCCGCTCCGGCGATGAAGTGCACGACTATGGCTACAAGTTTACAAACACACGACGTCACTCAAACAGTAGCGCCCAGGGAATTGCGGACTTCAAGACAAAGTTTGAAGCCGTTGAACCAGAGCCAGTCTTTGAAGAGACCGTGCATGGGCCCGATGCCCTTCCCGCGGACGACGACATGGTAAGAAAAGTTGATAGCATCAACAGTGATATCACTGAAGGTAGTGAAGTCCTTTCGAACAAGCCATAG